In Streptomyces dangxiongensis, one DNA window encodes the following:
- a CDS encoding MbtH family protein, producing MDENTRYQVLRNDEEQYSLWPVDIEVPAGWQPVGKEGTEAECSAHVDEVWTDMRPKSLRERMENAGA from the coding sequence ATGGACGAGAACACCCGCTACCAGGTGCTGCGCAACGACGAGGAGCAGTACTCCCTCTGGCCCGTCGACATCGAGGTCCCCGCCGGCTGGCAGCCCGTCGGCAAGGAGGGCACCGAGGCCGAGTGCTCCGCCCACGTCGACGAGGTCTGGACCGACATGCGTCCGAAGAGCCTGCGCGAACGCATGGAGAACGCCGGGGCCTGA